Proteins found in one archaeon genomic segment:
- a CDS encoding phosphate uptake regulator PhoU yields the protein MDELRKVQKVGWSTLSVSIPQEFAKRMRLVKGDSLLVREDVDGTLRLIPTTKAKEAGKAIIRAEQAGGDEMLTKLIVGSYALGYDTIEVVGREPLAQMTVDRVVGTVKRLRGMEVVESDRRRIVAQSFMDPTRFPVDSLVKRLQILVSQSLEYVTDALDLKQTGSLNEVARVQEQIDELYWLILRQLLVALNRRELASEIGIESPLHASGDRVSAKTLDEIGSIIRDVAEELVRLRGQGTKMDPRIAETIKKLAAKSGEAFNTTVESLLAPDIKLVARSVELVEEAMQMEREVSHQMLESGEYGYARVLVSHFGQLARYCNIIIEIASHRLLRKTSRVAVVQA from the coding sequence GTGGACGAGCTCAGGAAGGTGCAGAAGGTGGGGTGGTCGACTCTATCGGTGTCGATCCCTCAGGAGTTCGCGAAGAGGATGAGATTGGTGAAGGGGGACAGCCTGCTGGTCAGGGAGGACGTGGATGGGACTCTGAGGCTCATACCAACGACCAAGGCGAAGGAGGCAGGCAAGGCGATCATCAGGGCGGAGCAGGCTGGAGGGGACGAGATGCTGACGAAGCTTATCGTCGGGTCGTATGCGTTGGGGTATGATACGATCGAAGTGGTGGGGAGGGAGCCGCTGGCCCAGATGACAGTGGACCGCGTGGTGGGGACGGTCAAGAGGCTGAGGGGGATGGAAGTGGTGGAGTCGGACAGAAGGAGGATCGTGGCGCAGAGCTTCATGGACCCGACTAGGTTCCCGGTCGACTCGCTGGTCAAGAGGCTCCAGATCCTGGTGTCGCAGAGCCTCGAGTACGTGACGGATGCGCTCGACCTGAAGCAGACGGGGAGCCTCAACGAAGTCGCGAGGGTCCAAGAGCAAATCGACGAGCTTTACTGGCTCATCCTCCGCCAGCTGCTGGTCGCCCTCAACAGGAGGGAACTGGCGTCTGAGATTGGAATCGAGTCGCCGCTCCACGCGTCGGGGGACAGGGTCTCGGCGAAGACGCTGGACGAGATCGGGAGCATCATCAGGGATGTGGCCGAGGAGCTAGTCAGGCTCAGGGGTCAGGGGACCAAGATGGACCCCAGGATCGCAGAGACCATCAAGAAGCTGGCGGCGAAGTCGGGGGAGGCGTTCAACACGACGGTGGAAAGCCTGCTTGCGCCCGACATCAAGTTGGTCGCGAGGTCGGTGGAGCTGGTCGAGGAGGCGATGCAGATGGAGAGGGAGGTCTCTCACCAGATGCTCGAGTCGGGAGAGTACGGGTATGCGAGGGTGCTGGTGTCGCACTTCGGGCAGCTGGCAAGGTACTGCAACATCATCATCGAGATAGCATCCCACAGGCTCCTGAGGAAGACCAGCAGAGTCGCCGTCGTCCAGGCGTAG